The genomic interval TTATAAAACTGCGGTAATTCGTCGATTCTTGATTTACGCATGAATTTACCGAGCGGCGTTATCCTTTTATCATTAAAAACGGCAAATACAGCACCATTAGTTTCAGAAGCTTCGATCATGGTTCTGAATTTATAAATTTTAAAAACCTTACCATTTTTTCCAACTCTATCCTGCGTATAAAACATACTTCCTTTATTTGCGAAAAGATTTCCAATAAAAATAAACGGAATTAAAACGACACAGATTATCAAACCTGAAACAGAAAATATAAGTTCTATAAAACGTATTAAAAACAAATACAACTTGTTATTATTACTCCTGCTGAAAGGGAAAAAACGATAAAAATCACGAGCTATATATTGCACCGGAATTCGCTGGGTTTTGCTTTCGTAAACCTGTGTGTATTCTCTAATGATATTTCCAGATTCTAATAAATGAAGTAATTGCTGATATAAATCTGCTGTGATTCCGTCCGTTTTTTGAGAAGCAATTACGATTTCTGAAACATAGTTCTTAGCTACAAAATCTTCTAATTCATTTTTATCAATTTCTTTAACATAATGAAAATCCAGATTAAAAGCTGAAGCTGAATCAGAATTAACAAATCCGATAATTTTATAATGCGGGTCAACATTTTCAAGTCCCAGAACCAATTCTTCAACCTGATCCTGATCACATATTAAAACCACGCTTTGTGAAAAACGATGTGATGCTAAGAAAATAGCATAAAAAAACCGCCACATTAATACTGTAAATAGTAATGTGAGGTAAAAAATTAATATTACTAATCGCTGCTTTGGTAATTCTGGCGACAAAACCGGTGTAAGAAGATATACTAAAACCGTTACAGATACTGCAAGTACAACACTTTTAAGAATTTGAAACTGATTACTAGCTACCTGCAGATTATACATTTCGAAAATTACCCCAAAAATATAGAGATAACCAATAAGAATTAAAGGTCTATAAATGGTTTCTATTTCGAAAGCAAAATAGTGGTAATTGAAAAAGCTATTTAAAAAATATAATGCACATAATACAAATATAACATCAAAAGCAAAAAGCAAAACTTTTCGTTCTGAAATCTCAAAATGCATTTTATTATTTGAACGCATATTTATGTAGGTTTAGGGGCTATAAACTGAGGCAAATGTATTATAAAAAACCAAACTAAAACGATTAGATTTCTGTTTTTTCAGGAATTTGTATTTGAACATGTAAAAGCATCATTGCATATACAAAAGCTGGGGCGGCTATTCGCATTGCAGCATGATTTATTGTTAAAAGCCAAAAAAGAAAGAAAGATAAAAAATAGAGATGCTGTCTATTATTAATATAAGTCATGAAGGGAACTATAAATAAAATTAAAAGACCAAAAATCCCAAATAAACCATGTTCACTCAACATACGTGATATTTCGTTATGTGCTGCAACTGCCTGCCCTAAAGATTCTTCCCGGAGTTGTTTTCCTATTCCAGCACCAACGCCTAAAACAGGGTTGTCGAGAAAAAGTTTATAATCAGCATCCATAATAGCTTCTCGTCCTCCTAATCTATCTTTTTTTGTTCTTCCTTTTGCATCTTGATTAGCATAACGTTTTTCTATAAGTCCTCTTGTCTGTAATGAACTATATATCCAGGTTCCTAATCCCATAGAACCTATCAAAATAAAAATCAAGATAAATTTCTTTTTAGCTTTTGCATTGGAAAAGTAATACAAGTAAAAAAGCGAACTCACAATCATTGCAGCGCCTGTTAAAACACCACCTCTGGAAAAAGTAACTATTCCTCTATAACTAATAAAGATTAGAACTACAATATTCAACATTGTAATTATTTTCGTTTTTGAAAATAAAATCAACTGTGTAAAAAAAATAAACATTCCCAATCCTAATATTGTTGAAACCTGATTGGGACCAAATCCCCCCGATGTTTCAAAATTTGAACTAGTTCCTGTAACTACATCTTTTACACTCGGATTGTATAAAAATAAATAAACTACTGTGGTAATTATTGGCAGTCCAATTATGGTTAAAATATTTTGTAGATCTGTAAAAACTATTTTTCTTTTAAACATGTATATTGAAGAAATCGCTAAGCAAAATGGACCAGATAAATTAAAAACTAAAGCCTTTTTAATATCTGTATCGATAGCAGCCTCAGTAAATGCTATCAAAATACCTGGGATTAAAAAAATAATGAAAACACCATAAATTGAAGCATTTATGGAAAAGTTGCTATATATCATTCCTAGTAACATAAAAAAAATGACGCAAAACTTTACGTACTCATTATTAAAGTTCCCCCCTGTCATTCTTAAAAAAACCTCAACACCTACTAAATATGCAGCAACAAAAAGAACTTCATTGTTTCTGTTTTTATTACGGGTAACAATATATAATCCTACGATAGGAATTAAAAGAGCATATATTTTTGACAAAAACGGAATTGCAAAAACGATCAATGCGATTATCGCATGAATTAAGATTAAATATATGTATGACAAAGAAAATTTTTTCATTGATTTAATCTTTTATATTCTGATAGTAATTTTTCGACCGCTACCTCTTTTGAATAATTATTATCACCTAACACTTTTAATTTATCTGCCATATCTTTTCTAAAAACCTTATCATTTATCATTTTTTGCAGTTGATTTTTCAATTCGAAATCATTTAAAGGATTAAATAACAATCCTGTTATTTCATTTTTTATAACCTCAGGACAAAACCCAACATTTGTTGAAACCACTCCTAATTTATTTGTCGCATATTCTAATAAAGTTACAGGAAATCCTTCTTCTGTGGAAGTTAAAACACCAATCTCTGCCTGAGATAAAATAAATTGAATGTCTTTTCTTTCACCATATAAATGGATATGTTTTTCTAATTTATTAGAGTCTATGAAATTTTTCAGCAAGACTGAATATTCATCAAAATAATCTCTTCCTATTAAATGCAGTGTCCACTCTGATTCTTGCAACTTTAAATCTAAAAAAGCTTTAAGCATTAAAATATGGTTTTTAGGATTTTTTAAATTTGCCAAAAAAACAATTCGTTTTCCGTCTACACCTTTCAAATTTGTAATTTCATCTACATTATTCTCTTTTATTGCAAAATTAGGAATAAAAACGACCCTCTTACAAAGCATTTTTTTTTGGCTCCAGTCTCTTAATTGGTAATTAACTACAAAAATGGAAGAAAAAAATACAGATAATGGAATCAAAACTTTATTCTCTTTCCATGACTCCTTAAATCGTGTACCATAATGATCATGCCAAACAATCTTAATTTTCAACAATGTTAGTTTAACTAATACAGCAGTAAAAAATGACGAGCTATGGGCATGAATAATTGTAATTTTATTTTCTACTATATATTTTCTTAATTTAAAAATTGCTTTTAAATCTATTTTCCTTTTTTTATTTAAAAACAAATAGGAAACATTTTTATCTATTTGATGAATTAATTCACCTTCTTTTCTTGTAGCAGTTAATCCTGAAAAGCTTATTTTCTTTGCAAGTGTATTTGCATAATTAACAGCCATTCTTTCTGCTCCACCAGACTCTAGGGAATCTATTAATTGTAGTATTCTCATTTCCCTAGCATTTTTTTAATTTCAAACTCAAAAATATCTGTTGTATAATACTGAGACCAATCGCTGACCTTACCGCTCATTTCTATAAAAAGTTCATTATCCAGGAAATTATTGATCTTTTTTACATCATTATCTAAATCAAATTCTATAAGAACGCCTCTTTTTCCATAATCAAGCATAAATGGAAT from Flavobacterium sp. carries:
- a CDS encoding sugar transferase; this encodes MRSNNKMHFEISERKVLLFAFDVIFVLCALYFLNSFFNYHYFAFEIETIYRPLILIGYLYIFGVIFEMYNLQVASNQFQILKSVVLAVSVTVLVYLLTPVLSPELPKQRLVILIFYLTLLFTVLMWRFFYAIFLASHRFSQSVVLICDQDQVEELVLGLENVDPHYKIIGFVNSDSASAFNLDFHYVKEIDKNELEDFVAKNYVSEIVIASQKTDGITADLYQQLLHLLESGNIIREYTQVYESKTQRIPVQYIARDFYRFFPFSRSNNNKLYLFLIRFIELIFSVSGLIICVVLIPFIFIGNLFANKGSMFYTQDRVGKNGKVFKIYKFRTMIEASETNGAVFAVFNDKRITPLGKFMRKSRIDELPQFYNVLKGDMAVIGPRPERPFFVEEIAKVMPFYETRHVVKPGLTGWAQVNYSYGESIEESLIKLQYDLYYIKHRSVFLDLSITFKTITTVLFYRGQ
- a CDS encoding glycosyltransferase, with translation MRILQLIDSLESGGAERMAVNYANTLAKKISFSGLTATRKEGELIHQIDKNVSYLFLNKKRKIDLKAIFKLRKYIVENKITIIHAHSSSFFTAVLVKLTLLKIKIVWHDHYGTRFKESWKENKVLIPLSVFFSSIFVVNYQLRDWSQKKMLCKRVVFIPNFAIKENNVDEITNLKGVDGKRIVFLANLKNPKNHILMLKAFLDLKLQESEWTLHLIGRDYFDEYSVLLKNFIDSNKLEKHIHLYGERKDIQFILSQAEIGVLTSTEEGFPVTLLEYATNKLGVVSTNVGFCPEVIKNEITGLLFNPLNDFELKNQLQKMINDKVFRKDMADKLKVLGDNNYSKEVAVEKLLSEYKRLNQ
- a CDS encoding O-antigen ligase family protein, which translates into the protein MKKFSLSYIYLILIHAIIALIVFAIPFLSKIYALLIPIVGLYIVTRNKNRNNEVLFVAAYLVGVEVFLRMTGGNFNNEYVKFCVIFFMLLGMIYSNFSINASIYGVFIIFLIPGILIAFTEAAIDTDIKKALVFNLSGPFCLAISSIYMFKRKIVFTDLQNILTIIGLPIITTVVYLFLYNPSVKDVVTGTSSNFETSGGFGPNQVSTILGLGMFIFFTQLILFSKTKIITMLNIVVLIFISYRGIVTFSRGGVLTGAAMIVSSLFYLYYFSNAKAKKKFILIFILIGSMGLGTWIYSSLQTRGLIEKRYANQDAKGRTKKDRLGGREAIMDADYKLFLDNPVLGVGAGIGKQLREESLGQAVAAHNEISRMLSEHGLFGIFGLLILFIVPFMTYINNRQHLYFLSFFLFWLLTINHAAMRIAAPAFVYAMMLLHVQIQIPEKTEI